Within Myxococcus xanthus, the genomic segment TCCCGTGGATCTGGCGACGCAGGAGGTGCCCCGTGTGCACGGCCCCCGCTGACAGCCTCCTCCTCATGCACGAGGCGCGGGCGGTGGCGGATGCCCTGCTGGGGGACGTCCTGCGGCTGCCGGTGGCCAAGGCCCTGGACGTTGGCACCGCCGCGGGCATGGACCGCGCTGTAGCCCTGCTTGCCGCGCGCCTCCGTCGCGCCGTCGGGCGCGCGGACGTGGACGCCATGCGAGAGGCAGTGGCTGTCCTCGACGTGGACTGGAGGACGACGACAGCAGCCCAACGCAGGCGCCTCGTCGCCCAGGCCCTGGAGGCGGCCGGCCGGCAGACAGCCGTCATTCCCGCCCGCATCCAGGCGCCCCTCGGCGACGCGGCCGAGGAGGTGGTGGCGTCCACCCGCAGCCACGCCCGGCGCGAGCAGGGCCTCGCCCTCGCCGCCCGCTTCAACGCCGTCGACAGGCGCGTGGCCCAGCACATCGTCCGCACCCAGGGAAACTTCGTCCGGGACGAGTACGGGCGCCGGCTGGACGCCTTCGGCGAGGAGGTCCGGCGTCTCGTGGCCGAGGGACTGGAGGCCGGCCTCGGAAGAAGCGACATCGCCGAGTCCTTGGAGAGGGCCGCGCGCGGCGCCCTCATCGAGCGGGCCCCCTTCTACTGGGAGGTGGTGGCAAGCCACTTCATCGGCCAGGGGCGCTCCTTCGCCCAGGTGAGCAGCTACGCCGAGGCCGGCATCCGCCGCTACCGCATTGAAGCCGTCCTCGACGAGGCCACCACCCAGGTGTGCCGATTCCTCCATGGGCGGACATTCGCAGTGGCCGATGCCCTCCAGCGCTTCGAGCGCGTCGAGTCGCTCGAGCGGCCGGAGGACGTGAAGCAGGAGCTGCCCTGGGTGAGGGAGCGCCTCGACGCGGACACCGGGCGTGCCCTCCTCTACGTCAACCGAGGTGGCCAGGAAACGCGCCTGGCCGAGGTGCTCCGCTCCGCCGCCAGCACACGCGACGACGTCGGCGAGTTCCGCGCGCTCGCTTCGGACAGGCAGCTCGCGGACGCGGGCGTGGGCTTCCCTCCATTCCACGGCCTCTGCCGCACGACGACGCTCGCCGTCACTTAGTGATGTCCCCGATTTCGCGCCGCAGGCCTTTGTCTCTTTCGGAGACGAAACGCCATGCAGGCCACCTCGACACCGACCCCCACCTCACCTCCGACGCCGGAGGGAAACAAGACGACGCAGGAGTCGACCTCCATGGCCAAGGCCGAGGCGACGCCCGTCGTCTGGCCCCGCGACCTCAATCTCCCCACCTCCGGGGAGCTGACGTGGGGCTTCGACCCGGAGGGCCTCTGCGATGGGTGACACCCTCGCCAAGGCCCTCGCTCGGGCCCGCCACGTCCTGAAGTCCCTCCAGGGCGAGCCGGTGGAGAAAACCATCTGGGGCAGCCCCGCAGGCAAGAAGCGCCTGGCGAAGCGCCTGGTGGCCATGCTGCCCGCGCACAAGACGTATGTGGAGCCCTTCGCCGGCAGCGCCGCCGTCCTCTTCGAGAAGGCTGCCTCGGACGTCGAAGCCATCAACGACGCCGACACCGCAATCGCCGACGCCTACCGGCTCATCCAGAAGCTGACGCCCGCGGGCATGGCCAAGCTGAAGAAGCTGCCGTGGGTGGGCGACGAGAAGACGTTCAAGAGCCTCTTCGACGCGAAGCCGAAGGGCGACGTGGAGCGCCTGCACCGATTCCTCTACCTGACGCACTTCTCCTACGGGAAGCTGCGCGGTCGCAGCTTCAGCCCCAACGGCATGGGCGTCGAGGCGAAGACGCTCGCTCGCATTGAGCAGTTCGCTCCGCGCCTCAAGCGCGTGAAGGTGTACAGCGGCGACTACGAGAAGGTGGTCCGCAAGTACGACGGGAAGGACACCGTCTTCTTCCTGGACCCTCCCTACCCCGGCTACAACGTCGACGTCGGCGAGGGCGACTTCGACGAGGAGCGCTTCTATGGCGTCCTCAAGTCACTGAAGGGCCGCTGGCTCATGACGTATGGCATCCGGGGGAAGTTGCCTGGGATGCTGAAGGGCTCCGGATTCCTCGTGAAGCGCATCCGGACGCCTCGCACCATCGCCGCCATGCGCGGCGTGGGCGGCTCCTCCGTGCTGACGCAGCTGCTCGTCTCCAACTA encodes:
- a CDS encoding head morphogenesis protein, whose translation is MCTAPADSLLLMHEARAVADALLGDVLRLPVAKALDVGTAAGMDRAVALLAARLRRAVGRADVDAMREAVAVLDVDWRTTTAAQRRRLVAQALEAAGRQTAVIPARIQAPLGDAAEEVVASTRSHARREQGLALAARFNAVDRRVAQHIVRTQGNFVRDEYGRRLDAFGEEVRRLVAEGLEAGLGRSDIAESLERAARGALIERAPFYWEVVASHFIGQGRSFAQVSSYAEAGIRRYRIEAVLDEATTQVCRFLHGRTFAVADALQRFERVESLERPEDVKQELPWVRERLDADTGRALLYVNRGGQETRLAEVLRSAASTRDDVGEFRALASDRQLADAGVGFPPFHGLCRTTTLAVT
- a CDS encoding DNA adenine methylase, with the translated sequence MGDTLAKALARARHVLKSLQGEPVEKTIWGSPAGKKRLAKRLVAMLPAHKTYVEPFAGSAAVLFEKAASDVEAINDADTAIADAYRLIQKLTPAGMAKLKKLPWVGDEKTFKSLFDAKPKGDVERLHRFLYLTHFSYGKLRGRSFSPNGMGVEAKTLARIEQFAPRLKRVKVYSGDYEKVVRKYDGKDTVFFLDPPYPGYNVDVGEGDFDEERFYGVLKSLKGRWLMTYGIRGKLPGMLKGSGFLVKRIRTPRTIAAMRGVGGSSVLTQLLVSN